A window of Chelmon rostratus isolate fCheRos1 chromosome 18, fCheRos1.pri, whole genome shotgun sequence genomic DNA:
aCTGCTGCTGAATGACCATGGCTGAGTACAAGCTAGAAGTCACAACAGGTGACATGACAAATGCTGGAACATTTGACTACATATACGCCACCTTAATTGGAACTGAAGGGAAGAGTGAGCGAACTGTGCTGAACAACCCTGGTGTAGATTTTCAAACTGGGATGGTAAGATGAATCCAATTGTTGACTGTTCATATATGAGTGTTGGGGTGGCATTTGGTTACATGAGCACATGCAGCTCAGATGGTGCAGGGGTAATGTTCGTGGTTGATCTCATTCAAGATGAGCTCACATCTCTCACCTGACACAATAATGCTATCATGCCAGAAATGAAAGTGATCATAACGCTAAGATATTTGGCAactggaaaaatgcagcagtgatgacttGGGTTTGTTGTAACGCCTCATGGCCGTGAGTCTGACTCTCCTGAAATTGTGCTAAATTCCTGCATGTATGACGCCCTAATATTTCCAGAATGTGATCAGCATGATCGACTATCAACATGCATATTTTGTTGCAGATCCACATCAAGATGTAGGTTTAAAATCTCCAACTACTTCTATTAAATCAACAGATGTAGAGGATCTTTTTCCcctaatattttattttttataattttctACTGAACCTCCTTGTGCTTACATAGTAAGTATATACTCCTATTTATAATCAACGCCAGTCAGTGTTTTCCATTGTTTCTCCTTCATATGTTGTTTGATGTTACCATGCAAAGACAATATTTGAGATGATGCAAACAGAAATTGCTATTACCAGTGACTGAGAAAGCCAGTATGGGAGTATTGTTAGAGTCTGTGCAGTCTTAGTTTTAACATATACTGATGAAAGGCTGTGAGTcttctttgtgttgcatttgctCTGTCCtgatgtaattattattttctgctttatcaCAGACATTATAAAGTACCTTCACCCTTTTCCCAGACAGGGATTTATACGGTGAAATCCAGTTTGTCTCTGGGGAAACTTctgctggtgaaggtggagaaAGATCAGTTCTTTCTCCTCCCAGAAGACGAGTGGTACTGCTCCAAAATAGTGGTGACCACTCCAGAGGGAGATGCCATTCTCTTCCCCTGTTACAGATGGATCTCCAGGggagagctgctggagctgagaggagggagaggtcTGCTTCAAATACCACATCTCAGAGTTTTCCTCTTATGAGTGATGTCACTTTAAATTTTACTGATTTTATGTCTCAGCCATGAAGGTTTTTGAGGAGGACCACCCCCTGCTGACTGACCATCGGGAGAAAGAGCTGATAGTTAGACGGAGCTTGTACCAGTAAGTTTTCATGTGGGCAGTAGAGCCCCACAGCTGCAGTTCGTCTCAGAGGATCATCTGGTCAAATCTTGTGAtcttctttttgcttttgctaTTTTTTCTAGATGGGCGATTCCTGATCAGAGGCTACCACACCGCAgtcatttcaaaaacacatctgagCTCCCAGCTGAATTAAGCTTCTCTTTGTCCAAATCAATGGAAATGCaatacacaaagacaataatGTGAGTCAGTAATTTATCTACTATCTATGGCTTTTGCTATTTTGAAGCATTAATGTCAGTGTATTGTTTAATTGTCTGCATTTTGCATGGCTTTGTTCTTATTCCTTCTTATTTCAGCGATGCTGAACTCATGTTCAAGGGGCTGTTTGGATCCACTGAACAATGGGAAAACATGgaggacataaaaaaaatctttgggTCCAAAAGGACAACAATGTCAGGTAGAGTTCTGCTTTTTAACTCACCTCAACACTGTCATTCTTACAGTCTCATAATAACAGGCGTCTATGCATACAAGTATACATGTATACACGCCGATACATAATCTTAACTAAGTGGCCTTAGGCctcagtagaaaaaaaacatggaataaAAATGTCTATGCTACAAGTTGTGCTGGGGTCAATACATGATGGTTGGCTCACTCTTAGCTAAAAGACACATATTTTCTCAGGAGTTCAAAAAGTGCTAAGGGACAGCTACATGTCCCTCAGCAAGGTGACTGATACAAACTACTGAGCTAGCACCACACGGACCCGGGCTATATTTTCTAATGCTTTACGTAGTAGCTACATGTTATATTTGCCAGTTGCTATTTTCTTCCAGACTATGTTGCAGAACACTGGAAGGAAGACGACTTTTTTGGATACCAGTTTCTGAACGCAGTCAACCCCAACGTGATCAAGAGGTGCTCAGTGCTTCCCTCAAACTTCCCAGTCACGGAGCAGATGGTGAAGCCGTTCCTGGAAAAGGGAAGCTCTCTGAAGAGGGAAATGGAGGTATGGAAGATAAGTGGCTTTATGGGCAAGAATCTCTGCTTCAGGGGATTATTTGTAGGTTTGAAGTTCACTTGTACAGCAGTGAAAAGTCCTTGAATATTTCCAGGTCTTAAAACAGTGGACAAATATCACACCTCTTCatattgtcttgtttttctcccatATGAAAAGGTTTTGCCTTAATTCATTGTACAAATCTGTGATTTCTCTTGATGGCCGCCACActtcttttctccatctttcctttccacacagaaaggcaATATATTACTCTGTGACTTCAAGAGGATGGATGGAATGCCTGTTAAGGGGAACAATGATGAACCTCTGCATGCGACTCCTGGTCTCTGTTTGTTCTACATGAACCCAGAGAACAAACTGATGCCAATTGCAATACAGGTATTTCACTATAACAGTAGAGCAAATCAGTGACAGTATTCACATTGCAAATAGAGCACTGTAGATTAGTTGGCATGTAGATtataaagcagcagcaaaaagaaTGTCCCACATGCTGCGAGAATGTCCCGCCTTTGCCATAGTTGCATTGCATTTGTGGAGCCCCGTAAAACGTGTAGGGGGCATTCAGCCTACACACGGCAATGCATAAGTAAATTAGAACCTTTGGACAGTAGTTTCGAGAGCTTGAGATCTGATGTTGCGTCACATTACCTGCTGGAATGACATCCACAGTCATCAGTTTGTATTTAAagtgcatcagtgttttttaaaataataaaatgtttttttttttcacattccaGTTGCATCAAAAACCCTCAAAGGAGAACCCCATCTTTCTGCCCAGTGACCTGGAGACCGACTGGCTGCTGGCCAAgatgttcattaaaaatgcagatttaatgGAGCATCAGGCAGTCTATCATTTCATGAGCACCCACCTTCTGGCGGAAGTCTTCACTGTCGCCACTCTCCGCAGCTTCCCTGTGATTCATCCCCTCTACAAGGTACACTTATGTTGGCTGAAATCAGAAAGACACAGCATGTTTGGCTTTGTAACCATCAGGGGCCATTACATCAACAATGTTTTGCTTGTACAGAAAAAaattctttgtttgtttgcttgtagCCTACTGTGATGACGGGACATCAGGGCTTCCTGTTATTTGCTGATATATTTACAGACATGTTGAAGTTCTTACGTTGTACATTTAATATTCTGCCCTCTTCCCGTACAGCTGCTGGTCCCTCATGTCCGTCACACTCTCCAAATAAATACTTTGGCCCGCAAATCTATTTTTGGACCAGAAGGGATTTTGAGCACGGTATGGATGTTTCACATGTATAGATATTGATACCACATTTACCCCTTAGTGAGTCTTCATTTACTTTGTTTGTGAAGATCCATAAACAagtctcattttcatttgtctaTGGTTGATTATCAGAGTTCACTTGGACTGGAGGGGATGACAGGGCTCCTAAGAAGGGCTGTCTCTGAACTGACCTACAGCTCCCTCTGTCTGCCAGAGAACATCGCTGCACGGGGGCTGCAGTCAATCCCCAACTTCTACTACAGAGATGATGGCCTGAAGCTGTGGAACATCATCAACAGGTTAGGCAGCAACAGAGTGAGCGAGTATTGAGTGTAAGCTCAAAATGTTGCTTTgacttttttcaaatcaaataatTTTGTGTTCACCAGCTTTGTGAAGGCAATAGTGGAGTACTATTATCCCTCAGACAGAGAGGTCCGGAAAGACACTGAGCTGCAAGGATGGATCTGTGAGATATTCACACACGGCTTCTTAGGAAACAAAGCTTCAGGTAcaatatcatatatatataaaatagtTCAAAAATTTGCTGATTAAATGACGATGATTGTGCTTCCAACAGGCTTTCCGGCAAGCTTCAATACTGTCAAGGAAGTGATTAAGTTCATCACCATGGTGATCTTCACTGTGACGGCTCAACATGCTGCAGTCAATAATGGACAGGTAAGGCAATGAACAGCTTACAAAATAGAACACTTGTTGGAACAAGCGACTGATCTGATCAAGACCTTCAACAATTCCAAAAATAGTAGTGATACATATCGAAGCTTCTTTCATAATTTAGTTTGACTATAACTCCTGGGCGCCCAATGGCACGCTCCTGCTGCACAAACCTCCTCCAACCACTAAGGGGCAGTCAAGCATGGAGACAATTTTGGAGACCCTCCCAAATGTTGGAGAGACGGTCCGTTTTGCTGCAATGGTGTGGATACTTTCAGACAAGTACACTGATGTGGTAAGTTTGGCAATGATGtgcttttcaaaaaaaaaaacaaaaaacaaaaaacagcacgAAAATACAGTCACTCTGATctactgtttgtctttttggcAGATCCTCTTGGGCACATACCCTGAGGAACGATTCGATGAGCCTGCACCGAAGCAGGCGATTAAGAAATTTCAAGCTGAGTTGTCCTCCCTCAGTGAAGCAATTACAGCAAGAAACTTGCAGCTTGAAGTACCCTACATCTACATGAACCCTACTCAG
This region includes:
- the LOC121622420 gene encoding hydroperoxide isomerase ALOXE3-like; protein product: MAEYKLEVTTGDMTNAGTFDYIYATLIGTEGKSERTVLNNPGVDFQTGMTGIYTVKSSLSLGKLLLVKVEKDQFFLLPEDEWYCSKIVVTTPEGDAILFPCYRWISRGELLELRGGRAMKVFEEDHPLLTDHREKELIVRRSLYQWAIPDQRLPHRSHFKNTSELPAELSFSLSKSMEMQYTKTIIDAELMFKGLFGSTEQWENMEDIKKIFGSKRTTMSDYVAEHWKEDDFFGYQFLNAVNPNVIKRCSVLPSNFPVTEQMVKPFLEKGSSLKREMEKGNILLCDFKRMDGMPVKGNNDEPLHATPGLCLFYMNPENKLMPIAIQLHQKPSKENPIFLPSDLETDWLLAKMFIKNADLMEHQAVYHFMSTHLLAEVFTVATLRSFPVIHPLYKLLVPHVRHTLQINTLARKSIFGPEGILSTSSLGLEGMTGLLRRAVSELTYSSLCLPENIAARGLQSIPNFYYRDDGLKLWNIINSFVKAIVEYYYPSDREVRKDTELQGWICEIFTHGFLGNKASGFPASFNTVKEVIKFITMVIFTVTAQHAAVNNGQFDYNSWAPNGTLLLHKPPPTTKGQSSMETILETLPNVGETVRFAAMVWILSDKYTDVILLGTYPEERFDEPAPKQAIKKFQAELSSLSEAITARNLQLEVPYIYMNPTQIENSVTI